The DNA segment AACCCAAACAAATCTCAGCTGTTGTTCGTGGAGGCACCCATCAATGGACCAAAGCACGAGTATGGACCACAACTACGGAGTGCCATTCATCCCAAGTCATTTATATCAGAGAAACAACAGCGAAGTGGTGCACCATGTACCTCTTGGGTATGTGCTTGCTTTACAacctttactttcattttatgagCGAATACTGAAACTTAAacattttttctgttttctgttttctgtttgtagGTGTCTCCACAGTTTAATTCGCTTAAAACCACAACGCTTAGTCGAGATGGTCGAGGGAGGAGAAATAACCAGATGGCTACGAGGATCTCAAACAAGGCCCCAGTTTTGGGTTTCTGTCATACTAGAAGAGCAAAGGCCTGCAAATACATTCCCTTGTCCTTTGAGGCAACCCTAGCAGGTTCACAACACCAGTGTGAAAACATTAGAAGTTCACGGACAAAGAATGATAGGCTTGCTTCTTCGGACAGTCATTGTAAGGGCCCTCGAGAAACTCCAAGAAGAACTTGCTTTCCTCGAAAAGGGGTGGAGAGGAGGATGGCTACACATGTTATATCCACCTCCAGGCATTCAGAAGTTTCAAAGAATGTGCAATTGCACAAAAATGGAATGCCTGGGGATTCAGTTCACACACCAAACACAAGCTTGGTTCCCAAACCCCTGAATATAGAGACTGAAATGCCACATTGCTCCAGCACGTCTCCATCCAATGTTCAACATCTCCTCTTCCCCCAAGATCAAGCAAAAACTCCTCCGCGAACTGAGAACTCAAGCATCCTGGTTGTGGACACACCTGAGAAAGACTATGGGCTGAAGGTAACATGGAGACGGAGGAAAGGACTGATGAAATTGTTGATTGACAGAGGTCAGCTTCTTCCAGCAGAAGCTGGAGTTGCCAGTGATTGGGCTTAAAAACCTTAAATTAACAGAAACATCAATAATTTGATCCATGTTGTAGTTTTCTATTCTATATGCATTTGTTAAGATTTGGGAAATTGTACAGtttagaaaatgtaatatatgaacaCTTCAGGAGAgaagaattaaaaatgtaatttttttgtcccCAGCCTTACTTGATGGAAGCACCTTTGTACTCTGTTGTACGTTAATGAATTATGTACTTAAATGTCAAATACACATCTGTCAAATgccttttattatttgtttatttttaaccaAAGGTATGTATGTGAGTatgtatatgaaaaatataaaaggagtataaaatatttatgagaaagtatgtatatgaaaaatatgaaaggGGCATACagtatcaaaatatttaatatataaaattatatatcaatattaactcagaaatataataatttatatttaaaatatttttgtctctACTTAATaccatagtttatatatatatatatatatatatatatatatatatacacacacacagacacacaagtaCTTgtgtatttactattattatttgtttttaagatttatatacatatttacttCTCCGGACTTTTATCTTGTCGGGTATTTTCTTCGTCGTCCATTGCGGAAGTGCTGGTTTTGTTTACAGAATGGCTATGTTTCACGTGTGACGTTAGTGtcctaaattaattaatgacattGAGAATTCACGTTGTATTATTCTCAATCATTTCTTATTTCGCTATTAAGCCTGTAATGCACTAAACGGTCAGCAGTCCGGTATGAGGAGCAGTTCGTCGCTATCTCTGGCGGGCGCTCGCGGCTCGGGCTCGGTTCGGCCCACCAGCTCACCCGCGTGTCCGGTGACCGCTCCGGTGGACACTGCCCTTGAATATTTGATGGTAAAGAAAGACTTTCAGGCTGCTCTGGATACGTGCGAGAAAGGGCTTGAGAGTTTGGCCGCTTTTGTAGAGCAGGAGGACAGCAGGTGAGTTTTTATATATTACGtgttttaatcaaattatattttgcattatagttatttcaaatattattctAAATCTTTCCTTCCAGCTTCAAGTATGTAGAACTGAAAGCAGCATTGACTATAGTGGGGATTCAGGCATTGGCTGAGCTCAATCAGTGGCGTGGAGTTCTGCACTGGGTTTTGCAGCAGTATGGAGAAACAGAGAAAATTCCTGCCAAGATTATCCAAATGTGGTCAGAAGAATCTGCATTCATCTCTCAAATTACATTAACCCTAAAAAGTGCAAAATTGTAAAGGGACATCAGAAAATtaatttattgctattttatCGGAACTCAAATAGTACAAtatcatgatttttattttttcttcaaaactTTACTCTCATATTTGATCATAATGTTTGTATCCCCAAGATACGTCACACCTTTTGGGATATACATTCACTGAAAACAGAATACTTGTTCATCAATGCTTCTAACAAAATAGTTGTAATTCCTAAATGCTTTGGAATAACTAGGTTAGTTTcttcttaaaaacttttttttttaatttaagattattgctgaagtgaaagcatttttttaaaaaaagtttaagtttacAGTAAAGATAATCTGGTATATTacttctatattttatataaaataaatattttataaaatatgttgcactctaaaattgctataaaatcaaagcagacttatgttctaaatttgaagttgatataacaaaaatatggttcttgtgatttttgtttgggtGCTAAAAATAACCATTGTGTTACACCCAAACAcccaaattgattttttttttatgcagttttcTATCACAGTATCACTTTTGTTACAAAACCGTAACCAAATATGGAACCTTGACTgccagacctttccaacgatctGCGTTTTGTCAAGATTACAAAAAGCATTGATTTTCTGAAACGCAAGCCACAGCATATATTCCCCAGCATACAATGCTCCTTATAGGGTTAAACTGCGCTTGACTATGGGTGAATACTCTACATCACTCCTAATGCTATATTAACTGTTTCACAGTATTCTTCTCTTTGTGAAAGTGGATGAGCGGGCCGTGATGAAGGATGCGGTCTATGATTGGCTGCACTGCTCTGGTAACATGAGTCAGTCAGGGTTCACCTCTGTGGCTGAGCTGTATTTCCTCCACATACTGGTGCCGATGGGTCACACGACTGAAGCTCTGGAGATGCTGGAGACTGATGTGGGTCGGGTCGCCTTCACTGATGAACAGAGGCAAGCAGCTCGGAGTTTGGTAGACATTCAGAATGAGAAAAATGCAACATCATCCTCTACAAATCTTGAATCTGTAGCTTTGACGACAACAACTTGTGCTTCAAAACAAGGTGACTTTCTTTTATTAATGTGCTTAAAGTCAAAAATTGCAATGTAATTTGGTTGATGAGGAGATCATTTTATTGTAGAATTGATAATTGATGCAATTTGTGATTTACAGATAAACTGACTCAGCGGCTGACTTCCATAATGAGGTTGTTATATCGAGGTCTTTCAGTAGCCAGTGTGAGAATCAGATGCATCTCTCTGCGCAGAGTTTTTCTGGCTTTAATGTTGTTGTATTTGCTTCTTGTCCGTATAGACCCGGGTAAGAGATCCGCTTGCAATTCTTATGCATTTCATCTACAACAGTTACTTTaattaatgataattattttctgCAATTTCTCCACCTTCAGCCCTTCCCTCAGCTTTCCCATGGCTGCTCCGCCTGCATGGACTCCTTCAGCAGACATGGAACACCATGTTTGGACCTTATTACAGAACCAACAGCCGGATTTAGAGTTTTAATGGAGTTATCCTGGAACTAACTGTGAAACAATGTTGCTGCCACTGATTTGTAATACTTAATGCATCCTGTGATTGTCATGGGCATCTCTTATTGGtgtatttacttgcattataggtaaaaaaaaaaaaacaacaaaaaaacactgaattatatCTAACTACTGATAGCCCGTTTAAAATGGATTGTATCGTGGAGATAAGTATTAAATGCagatcaaatattattttattatataataaatgtgtaaatttgtCTTTGAATCTATGAGTTCATGTGGATCTGCTCCAGATACGGtatgtaaatttttatatatatatatatatatatatatatataacaactatTTAATGTACATCACATTGAATATTCATGGTTAAGACTAGTATTAAGTTTtattaatatgtacttttaaaatgcacttttattaagaatatacaGGCAGAGGTTTTTATCTGGGATATTATTGACTAAaattaaatccatttaaaaaaattgtgatttaaaaatgaatgtaaaaaaaaaaaaaaaaaattgtttcatgtctgctagtttccaaggcaacatttctaattttaaggtgaactaaaataactaaaacaaatacataaaaatatgaatgaatacatACACAACTGTAAAAAacgctaatattttttttttactcaaaatatacaaatatattataaaaaatattaacataaaccATGGTCGCATATgcatcatggtaaaaaaaaaagctatatatatatatataggcctgtaGAGTAAATGTGTATTGTGTCCTGATATTTCTATcgatttaaaaataatgattccatcttgtttttaaaaaatataataacaataccattgaaagttgtttaaaaaatgttagtcGTTTATTCTGAACCGGGTGTGAGTTTCGTGTCTGTGACAGAAACTGAAGCGtaaattgaaagtgaaagttaaaTCAGCTGTTTCTGTTTATGTCTGTATGAAACTCATTGTTATGCTACGAGTAACGCGAGCTGGAGTGTCTTGAAGAGGGTAAATACTTCGTCAGCTGACAAAATAAGTTTCCATTCAACACTGAGAAGCGTTTGCAGTCGTATACTGTATGTCTGTGTATGGGGAAGAATTACAGTAAAATGGATCCTCGATCACTCCACCGCTCTTCATCATTGAATTATGGAAGATCATTGAATTATGGTAGGTCTATCACATATGTTTAATGAGACAAAACTCTTAATGTAACTACTGTCATTTCAgtcttttgaacatttttaagtGCTGGAACTAATAATGATCTAATGTTTCAGAAGTGAGGGGCCTTTTCAACTACAGTCTGTCCTGCTGCGTTAATGCTTTGCTTCAGTCCTTTTCTGCCACCACGGAACTCCTGGACATACTGAACATGTAAAGCACTTCTGTCTTTTGAATAAGCAGCGTACTTGAAACTAGCCATGCTTAATTTTGACATCCAGAAAAAAACAATTCTtcctcagaacagatttggaaaaacgtagcattacatcacttgctcaccaatggatcctctgcagcgaatgggtCCTGTCAGAATGAGAAACCagacagctgacaaaaacatccCATTATCCACACGACTtccgtcttgtgaagtgaaatgatgtgcttgtgagaaacaaatctatcattaaagCATTATGAGTCTATAATCTATAACAATGCTTCctctggttaaaaaaataaataaaaagtccatctcctgttgtcctctaacatcaaaatccattgacatatttgtttagaactgttttttctttcttgatctgtgcatatttttaaCGGCTGATTCTGATGagattacttatttttttcacttgagaaagcaatattatggattgaggattcaactgttttttttacttcacaagatattaattgatggactgaagtcatgtggattattgagatgttttatcagctgtttggactctcattctgatgacacctattcactgaagaggatccattaCTGAGCAAATtatgaatttctccaaatctgttccaatgaagaaacaaactcctctacatcttggatagcctaaAAGGTGGGAGTAAATTTTcaactattttttacatttttgggtaaactcttCCTTCAAAGATGGCATCCATCAGATGGGATTGATGAGAGGAACGTCCCACTGCAGTTGAGGAAAGCCCTGGAAGCCATGAGGGACAAATCACATTCTGCTCCACACAAAAACTTCCTCAACTGCCTCTACCGTCAAGCCATCCAACGTATGCGTCATATCACCCTAAAATCTTATACTTACGGAAATAATGTGGCTTAGTGGTGTTATTCTGTCATTCTGATGTAGCGTCCACTCAACAAGATGCAGATGAAATATTCCACATCATCCTAAATCTCAGTCAGAAGCAGATGCCTGATGCTGCTGTGGTGGGTTCTCCTTAAAaatagatacagatacagattttGTTCAGCATACAGTCAGTGTAAACCAGAATAATCGTTTATGTTAAACTCTTTGTCCATTTACTCCTACCATTACTACTTTCAGGCTCAGGAGATCCGCAGTCTCTATGAGATAAAGGTAGAGACCCAGGTGGTGTGTTCAAAGTGTGAATTCATTCACAGAGCGCCCAGCTCTCTTTTCAGTCTTCCTTTGGCAATCTGGGAAAGAGAAAACACCCTGGTAAAcaatttaaagtgaattttaaatcatcatttactcatcctcaagttgttctaaacctgttagaacaaaagaaaaacaaacaaaaacaaaagaagatattttgaagaatgttggtaatcaatcAGTGGTAGCAATTGACAAAAATACATGGATGTCAATGTctaccaacaactgtttggttaccaacatcctTGAATCTACATTCATTTTTAGTCTTTGTGCGTCAGTAATGTACATTGTAAAGTAGAAGATCTTGCACCAATCATGCTTTATTATTTTTCCTTATGTTCTTTAGGAAGGCTGCATCAACTCTTTTTTCAAGCTACAAAAGCTGCCGGACAGCGAGAAGTTTTACTGTGACCGGTGTGATGAAAAGCAGCCATCCACTCATGTGTGTGCTTTATTTGTTATTATCTAATAGTATAATAGAATTTCTGCAGTCCGTTTTTATTTGGTAATACAGCAAATCAAAGAAAGATTTACCCTGATTTCAGCACATAGTGCACTGCATTGCAagttatttgttttgattttaattaatattattattttttggtcatGTAGGAAATGAAGCTTGTCTCATTGCCTCAGATTCTGTGTGTCCACTTGAAAAGATTCAGAAACAATGGTGGTTCCACCAGGAAACTCTTCAGCGAAGTCACCTTTCCTGAAACATTCAGCACTGAAATTTTTGCTGCTGCACAATCAGAAAATGTACGTTTAGCATATATTTAGTAAAGAACTCTGCAGTCATAGTAATATTGTCATATGCTTAATTTGCTGTATGCTTGTTTTAGGCTGATGGTCTTAAGGCTGATGAGTGTTACAGTCTCTATGCAGTAGTAGTGCACATAGGAACTGCCATGTTTGGTCACTACACCGCTTTCATCAACTCAGATCAGAAGTGGTATTATGCTGATGACAGCTGCGTGCAACAAGTAAGAGATAGTGACAGACCTATTTAACTAAATAGCTAAGACTGAAATTTAACCAATATtgatatgtaattattttatttatatcacaGTCCACATGGGCAAAAGTGCGGGAAACATATGGAGAGTCCCATCGGTATGGGTATGTTAAGCATCAATAATTCTAAACTTAGACACTTTAatggaaattaaaacaaaaatgcgaatgtttaaaataattactttattctcATTGCATTTCTTCAAAGACATCTTccagattttaattataatttttcatgctgtttttagACAATGGCCTACAGCCTACTTGCTTCTGTACAGAAAGAAGAGCCGGAATTCAACTGTTGGGAACACTGCAGCACTTAATGGACACTATATGAATTAATTCAGAGAATATTCCAAAATTAGGACCAAAGTCTATTTAAATTTTGGGTGAAAGTATGAAGAAAGGTGTTGAATAATGTATATCAGTATATTTTCATGTTGATTGGGGTTTATAGGACAGTACTTTGGGAAAAATTATGCTATTTTTTCAGagaatgttttatgaaatgtatggatattgttaaataaaaatatgttttgaaataatGTTGCCTTTTATCTCAAGTtcttactgtaaaatactgttcaaaaatataatgttttctcGAGTTAAAAAAACGTAGTTGACTGGTTCAATGCCACaatgagacttttattttgaaaaagccGTCGCGTTtcatgacttttattttggaaagcATCCATGCCATGGAATTTCCTCCGCACGTCCTGGTAAGCGCCTCTGTTATGATCTTGTAGCTGAGCAAACGTTGTCATAAACCATATTTCATATAAGAAAAATTTACTACCGATCTGAAGATTATTTTATCCACTCATTAAATCGGCTTTTAGCACCTTAATAATCTATAAAGTATGACAATACAATAAGAGGAGAATTATATTTGAGTAGAATTTCAGTCAATTTTTTGTGTTATTTGTGTGTTGCATACTATTAAACATAATAGACAATACATTGTGgtgtattattgttttttctctgtttgttttaggTTTATTGTCTGCCTCAGGATAAAAAGAGAGACATTAAAATGAGTAATCCACTGAGAGGTGAAGTTTTAAGATTGTACAAAAATGTAAGCAGCCTTTTCTTCATTTTCGTCTGTTCTTTTCATGTTTACTGGACATAACATTGCATGGCAGCCAAGTCACAAAAGAAGCAAATACAGAAGGAAGAAATTCCTACTGATGACTATCCATTGCTTGggtaatgcatttctttttatacAGCTTCTGTATCTTGGGCGGGATTATCCAAAAGGCACTTCATACTTCAGGGAGCGTCTGAAAACAGCTTTCATGAAGAACAAAGATATCACCGATCCTGAGAAAATCAAAAAGCTGGTTGACCGTGGAGACCTTGTGATCAAAGAACTCGAGGCACTTTACTTCCTCAGGAAATACAGAGCAATGAAGAAACGCTACTGTGAACCAGAGCATTGATCCATGTATCTGTCACACGTGCCAGACTGTACAGTGTATATGTCAAAAGgttaaatcattattttctgtaaatttcTGATTGTTTGTATTTGATGTGTTGTACTATAACATATTTggacataaacatttatttttactacttCTAAATCCTTGTTAAATTTACAATAGACAGTTATTCGTAATGACAAGTACATATGCATGTATAGTTAAAGGCATTTCAGTTTTATGATGTTCTAAGTAGGTGTTTGTGAAGAATGCTCTACATCACAGAAAGCAAAGTTGGTTTTTCCAAAGGATTTGTCCAGCTCCTGCTCCAGGTCAAACTTTCCTGCACTACCGGAAACCTTTTagtgcaaataattaaaaaaaattatcaaagtgATGGGAAAAGTGTGAGTATATTTGtacatgtatatttgtatatatgctCGAATTAAAGAATATACTCACTTTTGCTTTGAGAACATTGTAGGCTTTGTAGAAGGTGAGATCTTCTTTTGATATCATAAGCCCAGACTGTACTTTCATCTGTCTGCCGCCTTGGAGAGAAACTCAGAAAACGTCAGTTGCTTTGAACGAAGACAGCAGAGTGCTTCACATATCAGATTGTCGCATACCTGAAAGTATACTGACAAAGAGACCCACAGTGATGACTGTCACAGTCCCCAATGGGCCAAAATACAGGTATGAGAGCGAGTACCAATTATCAGCCAGGAAAGGCCTGTGGAGAAATGGATCGTTTTATGTACCAGCCAATAGATTTCAATTCAACTGATTCTTGCAAACCCACCTTTCTAGATTTTCCTCTGTATTTGCAGTCCAGTTAGTGCTACCTGAGAAGTTACAGCCGTGTGTCACCAGAGACAACGGTCTGCTGTTCTCTGGTAGTGGAGGGTAAATCTGTGCCCCGATGCACACCCACAGTGACAGCGCCAAACCAGATATCAGCCCTGCTAAACCTCCCTAAAACAGCCACACTTTTAGTTGTCCTGAAGTGGCTGAAAACTTACTCAGATTTAGGCCACCCAAGATGCAGATAAGTTtggttcttcatcagaacagattcagATGTAATttaacagtgaatgggtgccgtaagaatgagagtccaaacagttcataaacattataataatccaCAACATTCCTGTCCACTTTTCCCTGGAGGGATGAAGGatttttatggattatgaactaatattttggtcagaagcaatggtttaactTAAAACTCAACGCTGGATTTGTTggaagatgttaattgatggattggagtcatgtgaattattgggatgtttttatcagttgtttggattcttattctgacagcacccattcactgcagaagatctgttggtgagcaggtgatgcaatgatacatttctcaaaatctgttctgatgaagaaacaaactcctctacatcttggatggcctggtgGTGAGCAAAATGTAAGCAAAATTTTATTGCATATTAAATTTGTGCAAACCTTTGCATTAGCGCAAGGAAACAGGATGCCAAGAGAAAAAAGGCCTAGTAGAGGTCCGCCAACCACTCCTACGATACTAATAGCAGCCTGTTGAGtataaaacagacagaaaaattAGGATTATTCCATCATTCGCCCTGTAATTTCACATAATTTATCAGTAACCCACCTGTAGCATCCCTCCCATTAAAGATGCAACACCAGCCATTCCGATGCACACGGCACCATAAAACAGACCTGTAATTGGGGAATATCATCTAGCTCATTAGGtggaattattaattattcattaatggGCTCTAAGTGAAGATATTCACTCACTCATGCCCTTTGAAGCCCAGGACAGCTGCTTTTCTGACAGACTGAGGTATGGCCGTATCAGATCTGCAATAGTTACTGCAGCCAAAGCATTTACACTGGAGGAAACTGTACTGTAGACAGTAAACATGATATAATACATGCTCACAAATGCTCATTTGATAAATGTGGTATGAATATTTTGTCTTTAACTCACTCACATATTACTCCATGTTTAGGTTCCTCAAAAGAACCTTTTGGTGAAATTCTTAAAATAACGATTCTTCTTAGTGtgaataatattcaaataacCATTATTTTGAAGATCTTTTGagataagtaaatattttattaactaatgttaacaaattaaactaTACTGTAAAGTGTTTCCTGATTTTACATTTAACTCTCACAACACTATCAGAACATTATAATAGAGTTATAGTCCTTTTTTGAGTCATGCTTTAATTGTATGGCAAAGAGCTGATtggacattcttctaaatatcttcttttatgttccacaggatgtcatatgggtttagaacgacattATGGGAAAGTAAATGATGAATCTGGGTGAACTGGTTGTCTTAACAGAGAACAAACCTTAATGTGCCACTATATGCTGCTGCCACAAACAGTCCAGGCACGCCAGGATATTCACTCAGGATGTCCAACACCAGGTATGGCATAAGCTTATTGCATATAATATAGACAAACATTAATGTATCATATTTCaaattgataaaaacaaaaaaagtaatttaaatgttatCGGGAGTTATGTTCTAACACGCACATGCacagttatttttattgcatttgagaTGCATTGTTGTGGTTGGTACCTGATCCAAAGCAGACACCTTTCTTGCTGTCCATGGATCACAGTTCTTATAAAAGGAGTATAGACACAAGCCACAAAATACAGAGCATAACGATATAGCCCAAAGACATACCAAGTTAATGTATAAAGCCCTGGATAGAgacaaaaaaacagagaaaagtgGTTCAGATATTGCATTCCTTTTAATGTGAATTAGAGATTTATGATTTGTGCAGTGCTCACATTTTGGCATGGAACATGGACTTGCATGATATGTATCTTTGCACCTGAGCTTGATTGATACCATAGACGCTGGTCCAGAGGAACGTCCCTCCCACTGTGATGCTCCAGAAAGTGTGTCTCCTCAGAGGGTTTGGATCGAAGCTGAGAGGGTCGGACACAGCATGAGAAAGACAAACGTTTAAAGAGATAGTCCAAGCAAAATCTCtgttatttactcaacctcatgttgctCTAAATTTGTATGAGttcctttcttctgctgaacacaagggacgatattttgaagaatgctggtgacCAAGCAGTTTTGGTTCCCTTTTACTTCCATTACATATTTTGATCATAAAATGGAAGTCATTGGAAGCTGAAACTGTATAGTTTCCAACATTCTTCCAacattatcttcttttgtgttacgCTGAAGAGAGaaactcatataggtttggaacgacatgaggatgagtaaatcatgacagtattaatttacatttttctctggactatccctttaattatccATTCCTGTATCTGTCAGTCATGTCATAACTTACTCCCATATGTTGAGCCGCCCACCCTGGGCGGAGTCACTGATGATAGTGGAGATCCCGCCCTGCAGCAGCACTGATTGGATGATGACAGCCAAGAGCCCGGCAAAGATGATGCCCACCTGGAATACATCCGTCCACACCACTGCCTTCAGACCGCCCTACCAGGGTAAAGGGACAATTCTTTATGatgcacattttaatatatatatacatacaatgcCAATTCTAACAAGTGTTGCTACACATTAAGGTTCTTTATTGGTCTCAGTGTTTCCACGAAGAACCTTGAACATCCGTGGAAACTTTCAaaaaaggttcttttttttttcaatgctcttcaaaataattattttgggaACCAGAAAAGTTCTTCTACGACATCACTGTAAAAACAcccttttgaaacatttatttttaagagtgttctgtttaattttaattattgtccCTGAAAAAAATGTCAACTGAAATCCAATAAaatttattgaatatatatatatatatatatatatatatatatatatatattatttttgttttgtttcagatagttgccaaggaaacatttGTATTGtgtagtttaacttgatgcataAAAATACTTAcaattggaaataaaaataattactatagaaaataaaaaaataaaaacattaataaaacctgaaataaaac comes from the Carassius auratus strain Wakin chromosome 4, ASM336829v1, whole genome shotgun sequence genome and includes:
- the LOC113058400 gene encoding RAD9, HUS1, RAD1-interacting nuclear orphan protein 1-like yields the protein MPRNSHKKRLLNPNKSQLLFVEAPINGPKHEYGPQLRSAIHPKSFISEKQQRSGAPCTSWVSPQFNSLKTTTLSRDGRGRRNNQMATRISNKAPVLGFCHTRRAKACKYIPLSFEATLAGSQHQCENIRSSRTKNDRLASSDSHCKGPRETPRRTCFPRKGVERRMATHVISTSRHSEVSKNVQLHKNGMPGDSVHTPNTSLVPKPLNIETEMPHCSSTSPSNVQHLLFPQDQAKTPPRTENSSILVVDTPEKDYGLKVTWRRRKGLMKLLIDRGQLLPAEAGVASDWA
- the LOC113058416 gene encoding peroxisome assembly protein 26; the protein is MRSSSSLSLAGARGSGSVRPTSSPACPVTAPVDTALEYLMVKKDFQAALDTCEKGLESLAAFVEQEDSSFKYVELKAALTIVGIQALAELNQWRGVLHWVLQQYGETEKIPAKIIQMCILLFVKVDERAVMKDAVYDWLHCSGNMSQSGFTSVAELYFLHILVPMGHTTEALEMLETDVGRVAFTDEQRQAARSLVDIQNEKNATSSSTNLESVALTTTTCASKQDKLTQRLTSIMRLLYRGLSVASVRIRCISLRRVFLALMLLYLLLVRIDPALPSAFPWLLRLHGLLQQTWNTMFGPYYRTNSRI
- the LOC113058428 gene encoding ubl carboxyl-terminal hydrolase 18-like isoform X2 — protein: MGKNYSKMDPRSLHRSSSLNYGRSLNYVRGLFNYSLSCCVNALLQSFSATTELLDILNIWHPSDGIDERNVPLQLRKALEAMRDKSHSAPHKNFLNCLYRQAIQPSTQQDADEIFHIILNLSQKQMPDAAVAQEIRSLYEIKVETQVVCSKCEFIHRAPSSLFSLPLAIWERENTLEGCINSFFKLQKLPDSEKFYCDRCDEKQPSTHEMKLVSLPQILCVHLKRFRNNGGSTRKLFSEVTFPETFSTEIFAAAQSENADGLKADECYSLYAVVVHIGTAMFGHYTAFINSDQKWYYADDSCVQQSTWAKVRETYGESHRYGQWPTAYLLLYRKKSRNSTVGNTAALNGHYMN
- the LOC113058428 gene encoding ubl carboxyl-terminal hydrolase 18-like isoform X3 encodes the protein MGKNYSKMDPRSLHRSSSLNYGRSLNYEVRGLFNYSLSCCVNALLQSFSATTELLDILNIWHPSDGIDERNVPLQLRKALEAMRDKSHSAPHKNFLNCLYRQAIQPSTQQDADEIFHIILNLSQKQMPDAAVAQEIRSLYEIKVETQVVCSKCEFIHRAPSSLFSLPLAIWERENTLEGCINSFFKLQKLPDSEKFYCDRCDEKQPSTHEMKLVSLPQILCVHLKRFRNNGGSTRKLFSEVTFPETFSTEIFAAAQSENADGLKADECYSLYAVVVHIGTAMFGHYTAFINSDQKWYYADDSCVQQSTWAKVRETYGESHRQWPTAYLLLYRKKSRNSTVGNTAALNGHYMN
- the LOC113058428 gene encoding ubl carboxyl-terminal hydrolase 18-like isoform X1 — protein: MGKNYSKMDPRSLHRSSSLNYGRSLNYEVRGLFNYSLSCCVNALLQSFSATTELLDILNIWHPSDGIDERNVPLQLRKALEAMRDKSHSAPHKNFLNCLYRQAIQPSTQQDADEIFHIILNLSQKQMPDAAVAQEIRSLYEIKVETQVVCSKCEFIHRAPSSLFSLPLAIWERENTLEGCINSFFKLQKLPDSEKFYCDRCDEKQPSTHEMKLVSLPQILCVHLKRFRNNGGSTRKLFSEVTFPETFSTEIFAAAQSENADGLKADECYSLYAVVVHIGTAMFGHYTAFINSDQKWYYADDSCVQQSTWAKVRETYGESHRYGQWPTAYLLLYRKKSRNSTVGNTAALNGHYMN
- the LOC113058448 gene encoding LYR motif-containing protein 5A-like isoform X1 produces the protein MTFILESIHAMEFPPHVLVYCLPQDKKRDIKMSNPLRGEVLRLYKNLLYLGRDYPKGTSYFRERLKTAFMKNKDITDPEKIKKLVDRGDLVIKELEALYFLRKYRAMKKRYCEPEH
- the LOC113058448 gene encoding LYR motif-containing protein 5A-like isoform X2; the protein is MSNPLRGEVLRLYKNLLYLGRDYPKGTSYFRERLKTAFMKNKDITDPEKIKKLVDRGDLVIKELEALYFLRKYRAMKKRYCEPEH